CATCCTGTTGACGATCGTGGGAATCGGAGCGGGCACGGCGAAGGCGGCTGGTGCGTCGCCGGCGCTCGACCCGGACCAGCGGGATCTTCCGATCCTGTTCACCGCCGATGAAGTCAGCCACGACCGGGCGCTCTCCATCGTCCGCGCCAGCGGCAACGTGGAAATCTCCCACGCCGATCGGGTGCTGCTCGCCGATGCCGTCACCTACAACCAGAATCTTGATCTGGTCACTGCGACCGGCAACATCGCACTGCTGGAGTCCTCCGGCGAGGTGCTGTTCGCCGAGCACATGGAGATCACCGGGGACCTCAAGAGCGGCGTCATCGAGGACTTTCGCGCCCTCCTCGCCGATGGCTCGCGGCTTGCCGCCGCCGGCGGACGCCGCCAGGACGGCAACCTTACAGAGATGCGAAAGGGCGTATACTCGCCTTGCAACCTCTGCGCGGAGGACCCGAGGGCGGCGCCGCTGTGGCAGGTCAAGGCGGTCAGCATCGTGCATGATCAGGAAGCCAAGGAGATTACTTACTCGGACGCGTGGCTCGAATTCGCCGGGCTGCCGATCGCCTACACTCCGTACCTGTCGCACCCCGACCCAAGCGTCAAACGCAAGAGCGGCGTTCTGGTCCCGACGTTCGGCGACGACTCCCTGCTCGGCCTGATCGTCCAGGCTCCGTACTTTTGGGTGATAGACGACACCAAAGACGCGACGATCACGCCGATCATCACGACCAAGGAGGGGCCCGCCCTCGCGCTCGAATACCGCCAGCGCCTGAAGAAGGGCGAGCTGCAGATGTCCGGCAGCGGGGCGCATGACTCCAGCGAATTCCTCGGGCACGTGTTCAGCGAGTTTCGGTACGACATCAACGACACGTGGCGCGGCGGCGTCGACTTCGACCGAACCACCGACGACACCTATCTCCGCCGCTACGGCTTCGGCAATGAGCGCACACTGACGTCGCGCGGGTTCGTCGAGGGCTTTCGCGGGCGCAACTATCTGACCGGCGGGGCCTATGCATTTCAGTCGCTGGAGGATGGCGTCGATGATGCGGAGATCCCGTTGGTCTTGCCGATCGTCGACTACAACCATGTGGGGACGGCAGACCGCTTCGGCGGGCGCCCTACCTTCGACGCGAACCTGGCCGTGCTGACCCGCGAGGACGGAACCGACACGCGTCGGCTGTCGACCCGTGCTGGCTATGAAGTGCCGTTCCGCGATCCTATCGGCGGCGTCTACACGCTTTCAGCCGGCCTGTGGGGCGACGGCTACCACGTCAGCGATCAAGAGATCGAGGGCGAGCCGGGCGCGTTCAGCGGCGTCACCGGGCGCGTCTGGCCGCAGGCGGCGCTCGAGTGGCGGATGCCGTTCGTCCGCGCAGACAAGGCTTTCGACCAAGTGATCGAACCGGTGGTGCAGTTCGTCGTGTCGCCGATTGGCGGCAATCCGGAGGAGATCCCTAACGAGGACAGCCTCGACGTCGAGCTGGCGGAAAACAACGTCATCAGTACCGACCGGTTTCCCGGGCTCGATCGGGTGGAAGGGGGCGCCCGCATCAATTACGGTCTCGGCTGGGATCTGTTCCGCCTGGCTGACGGCAGCGCCAGCGCCTTCGTCGGCCAATCCTATCGCTTCCACGCCGATTCCTCGCCGGAGCCGGCGTCCGGCCTCGACGGCAACCTGTCGGATCTGGTCGGCACCGTCGATCTGACGTTTCTGCCATGGTTCGACATGCAATATCGAACCCGCGTCGACCAATCGGAATGGACATTCGCCCGCAACGAGCTGGGTTTCGGCGGCGGCCTCAAGGCGCTGTACTTGAGCGGGACATATGTATATTTCGCCGACGAGGCTGGCGATGAATTTCAGGGGCGTGAGGAGCTGACCATGACGGCGCGGTCGCAACTGACGCGCTTCTGGCGGGGCCGGATTTTCGGCACCCGCGACCTGGCCGAGAATCAGCAGTTGCGGTATGGCATCGGCCTGACCTACGAGGACGAGTGCTTCCTGTTCGATACCAGGCTGCTGCGCGAGGAATTCCGCGACCGTGATCTTGAACCCAGGGACTCCCTGTTTTTCCGCATTGCCTTGAAGACCATCGGCGACCTGGGGTTCGGGCTGTGAGCGGGCGGCGCCCGTCCTCTCTGCGGATGAGCGTGGCCGCCTTGATTCTGGCCGTGGCGTCGGCGGCGGCTTTGCTCGGACAGCCCACGCCGGTGCTGGGCCAGAACACGCTGCGCATCGCCGCGGTGGTCAACGACGACATCATTTCCATAGCCGATCTGGAAAATCGCATCACGCTCCTCCTGGCCACCTCGAACCTCCAGAACACCGAGGCCAACCGCAGCCGCTTTCGCGGCATTGCGCTCCGCGGCCTGATCGATGAGCAGCTCAAGGTCCAGGAAGCGAAGCGGCTCGAGGTGCGCACCGACCGCGAGGAGGTCGACCGCGCCCTCAGCCAGATCGCCGGACAATTGCGCGTTCCGCCGGAGCAGCTTGCGGAGTTCCTGCGCCAGAACGGCGTCAGCATGCGCACCTTGCGGGATCAGGTGGAGGCCGAGATCGCTTGGGTCAAGGCCGTCTCCAACCAGATGCGCGGCAAGGTGGACGTGACGGACGACGAGGTCGCCGCCCGCATCGACCGCATGAGCCGGGACGCCGGCACGCCCGAGTACCGGATCGCAGAAATCTTCCTGCCGGTCACGGACCCCGGCCAGGATGCGGAGGTCCGCAAGCTGGCCGACAGCCTGCTTCAGCAGATCGCGTCCGGCGCCAGCTTCCCGGCACTGGCGCGCAACTTCTCGCAAGGGCCGACTGCCGCGGCAGGCGGTGATCTCGGCTACGTGCGCCCGGAGCAGTTGCCGGTCGACCTGCGGGAGGTTGTGGACCGCATGAACCGCGGCGAGCTATCGCGGCCGATCCGCACCGTCAACGGCTACTACATCATCGTCGTCATCGACAAACGGGTTTCAGAAGGATTGCAGAGGGGCGCCATCGATATGACCTTGAGCCGGCTGGTGGTCGCCCTGCCGCCGGAACCGACGCCGCAGGACGTGCAGAACCGGATGGATCGGGCGCGGTCCCTGGCAGCCGGGGCGGCCAGCTGTGGAGAGCTGGAGGCATTGGCGGGCGAGTCGGATGTGGAGGCTGCCGACAGCCTCGGTCGTGTCGATCTGGACGAGATCCAGGAGCCACTGCGCAGCGCCGTCCGCACCCTCGCCGTCGGCGAAAAAAGCGCGCCGGTGCGCATCGACGAGGGCATCTCCGTGCTCATGGTGTGTGACCGTCGGGAGGACGCCACCGATGCCGAGGCTCGCGAGAGGGTTCGCCAGATGCTGGCGAACGAACGCCTGAGCGCCGCGGCGCGCCGCATGCTTCGGGATCTGCAGCGCGAAGCGTTCATCGATATTCGTCTGTGAGTGGTAATGCCGCCGGGGCGCATATGAGCGTGACGGCCGCGCCCACGATCCGGCCCCTCGTAATGACGATGGGCGAACCGGCCGGCGTCGGCGGCGAGATCGCCCTGAAAGCGTGGCTTGGCCGCAAAGGCGACCCAGCCATCCCGGTGTTCGCGGTCATTGATGACGCGGCCCGTCTGGAGCGGCTGGCGACGCTGCTCGGCCTTGATGTTCCGATCCGCCCGATTGCGGACATTGCGGACGCCGGCGCGGCGTTCGGCGCCGGTCTGCCGGTTCTGCACCAGCCGCTGGCGGGGGAAGTCGTGCCGGGACAGCCCAACCCGGACAACGCCCCGGCCGTCATCACCGCCATCACCCGCGCCGTCGCGTTGGTCCAGTCCGGCGCCGCCGGGGCCGTAGTCACCAACCCGATCCACAAGAAGACCCTCTACCGCAGCGGCTTCGCCTTCCCCGGCCATACCGAGTTCCTTGCCGCCTTGGCCGGCGGCGGCGCGTATCCGGTGATGATGCTGGTCGGCGGCGGGTTGAGGGTGGTGCCGGTGACGATCCATATGAGGCTGCGGGACGCCATCGATGCGCTCGATGGCGACGCAATCGTCCGAACGGCGGCGACGACCCACGACGCCCTGCAGCGGGATTTCGGGATCGCCCGGCCGCGGCTGGCGGTCGCCGGCCTCAATCCCCACGCCGGCGAGGATGGCGACATGGGGTGCGAGGAAATGCAGATCGTCGCCCCGGCAATCGCGCGTCTGCGGGAGCGCGGCCTCGCCGCGTTCGGGCCGGTCCCGCCCGACACTCTGTTCACCGCGGCGGCGCGCTGCGGCTATGACGCCGCCATCTGCATGTACCACGACCAGGCGCTCATCCCGCTGAAGGCGCTGGCCTTCGACCAGGGAGTCAACGTCACTTTGGGGCTGCCGTTCGTACGCACCTCGCCGGACCACGGCACCGCCTTCGACATCGCCGGACGCGGCGTCGCGGACGCGCAAAGCCTGGTTGCGGCGCTGAAGCTGGCGGCGGCCATGGCCGGCCGGCGCGCCGGGCTCGCGACGTTCGTCCGATGAGCCCGCCACGCGCGTTGCCGTCTTTGCCGCCGGTCCGCGATGTCATCGCCCGCCACGGGCTCGATGCTCGACGCTCGCTTGGCCAGCATTTCTTGCTCGACCTCAATCTGACAGCCCGGGTGGCGCGCGCCGCCGGCGACCTCACCGGGATGTCGGTGATCGAGGTTGGGCCGGGACCGGGCGGCCTCACCCGCGCGCTGCTGGAGGCGGGCGCCGAACGGGTAGTGGCCATCGAGAAAGATCCCCGCTCCGCCGCGGCAATGAGGGAAATGGCCGCCGCCGTCTCCGATCGGCTCCAGGTGGTGGAGGCGGACGCCCTGACGGTGGACCCCGCATCGCTGGCGCCGCCGCCCCGCAAGATCGTCGCCAACCTGCCCTACAATATCTCGATCCCGCTGCTGCTCCTGTGGCTCCGAAACATTGGCGACTACGCCGGCTTGACGCTGATGTTCCAGAAAGAGGTCGCCGACCGCCTGACCGCCAACCCCGGCGCTTCGGCGTATGGCCGGCTCACCGTCATCACGCAATGGCTGTGCACGGTGCGGCGGGAGTTCAACGTGGACCGCAACGCCTTCACCCCGCCGCCGCGCATCACGTCGACCGTGGTGAGCCTGATACCGCGTCCCGAGCCGCTGGCGCCGGCGTCGTGGGAGGCTCTGGAGCGGGTCACGGCGGCCGCCTTCGGGCAACGCCGCAAGATGCTGCGCGGCAGCCTCAGATCTCTCCGCCTCGACCCGGCGAGCGCCGGCATTGCGCCGACCCGGCGCGCCGAGGATCTGTCGGTGGCGGAGTTCTGCGCATTGGCGCGAGCCCTGGGCGATGCCGACGCCGGCACAACATCCAGTCCATGAAGATTGGCCGCCAACGTCAGCGCCGCGAGGAAGTTCGGCGAATTGGCGCTTTCTCGGCTTGGATGCTTCTGGCCATCGCCGCCCTGTGCTGGGCCGGCAACTTCGTGCTCGGACGCGCCATGCACGCCGAGATTCCGCCGGTGGCCTTCACGTTCTGGCGCTGGACCGTCGCCGGCCTCGTGCTGCTGCCGTTTGCCGGCCGGGATCTGTGGCGCCACCGCGCCGCCTTCATGCGCCACTGGCCGCTGGCGGTGGCCCTGGCGGCGACCGGCGTCTGTCTGTTCCACGTTCTTGTCTACACCGCCCTTCACTCCACCACCGCCACCAACGCCGGTCTCATCCTCGCCATCACGCCGCTGGTCATCCCGGTCATGTCCTATGTCTTCGACAGGACGCCGCTGTCCGTGCGTCAAGCCCTCGGAATCGCGCTGTCGCTGGTCGGCGTCGGCGTCATCATCGTCCGCGGCGATGTGGCGGTGCTCAGGGGACTGCGCCTCGCCGACGGCGATCTCTGGATGCTGTTGGCGGTGCCCACCTGGGCGCTCTACGCCCTCCTGCTGCGCCACGTGCCGGACGACTGGCCGTCGCTGGCGACCATCCTTGCCATCACCGCCTGCGGTCTCGTGATGCTCGCACCCCTGTACGCTTGGGAACTGGCGGTGGTCGGCGGACTTGCCCTGACTCTCGACAACATCACCGCTCTTGCTTACGTTTCTGTATTCGCGTCGGTCGTCGCCTACATCTGTTGGAACCGCGGCGTCGCCGTGATCGGCGCCACCCGGGCCGGGCTGTCCATGCACCTGACGCCGCTGTTCGCCGCGGCGCTGGCGGTCGTGCTGCTAGGAGAGCGCCTGCACCCGTTCCACGCGGTCGGCGTCGTCCTGATCGGGCTGGGAATCCTGCTCACCGCGACCGAGCGGCCCCGGCCGCTGCGCGTTTCGGAGAAGGGCACATGAACCACCTGGCGCTGCTGTTGTTTTCCATTCTCGTCGTCGGAGCGCCGCTCCAGGTGCGGGCTGCGGAGCGCCTCATAGAAACCGAGAGCGGTCCGGTTCGGGTCGAG
This Rhodospirillales bacterium DNA region includes the following protein-coding sequences:
- the pdxA gene encoding 4-hydroxythreonine-4-phosphate dehydrogenase PdxA; translation: MSVTAAPTIRPLVMTMGEPAGVGGEIALKAWLGRKGDPAIPVFAVIDDAARLERLATLLGLDVPIRPIADIADAGAAFGAGLPVLHQPLAGEVVPGQPNPDNAPAVITAITRAVALVQSGAAGAVVTNPIHKKTLYRSGFAFPGHTEFLAALAGGGAYPVMMLVGGGLRVVPVTIHMRLRDAIDALDGDAIVRTAATTHDALQRDFGIARPRLAVAGLNPHAGEDGDMGCEEMQIVAPAIARLRERGLAAFGPVPPDTLFTAAARCGYDAAICMYHDQALIPLKALAFDQGVNVTLGLPFVRTSPDHGTAFDIAGRGVADAQSLVAALKLAAAMAGRRAGLATFVR
- a CDS encoding DMT family transporter, giving the protein MKIGRQRQRREEVRRIGAFSAWMLLAIAALCWAGNFVLGRAMHAEIPPVAFTFWRWTVAGLVLLPFAGRDLWRHRAAFMRHWPLAVALAATGVCLFHVLVYTALHSTTATNAGLILAITPLVIPVMSYVFDRTPLSVRQALGIALSLVGVGVIIVRGDVAVLRGLRLADGDLWMLLAVPTWALYALLLRHVPDDWPSLATILAITACGLVMLAPLYAWELAVVGGLALTLDNITALAYVSVFASVVAYICWNRGVAVIGATRAGLSMHLTPLFAAALAVVLLGERLHPFHAVGVVLIGLGILLTATERPRPLRVSEKGT
- the rsmA gene encoding 16S rRNA (adenine(1518)-N(6)/adenine(1519)-N(6))-dimethyltransferase RsmA translates to MSPPRALPSLPPVRDVIARHGLDARRSLGQHFLLDLNLTARVARAAGDLTGMSVIEVGPGPGGLTRALLEAGAERVVAIEKDPRSAAAMREMAAAVSDRLQVVEADALTVDPASLAPPPRKIVANLPYNISIPLLLLWLRNIGDYAGLTLMFQKEVADRLTANPGASAYGRLTVITQWLCTVRREFNVDRNAFTPPPRITSTVVSLIPRPEPLAPASWEALERVTAAAFGQRRKMLRGSLRSLRLDPASAGIAPTRRAEDLSVAEFCALARALGDADAGTTSSP
- a CDS encoding LPS-assembly protein LptD, which produces MPTRLFIVALILLTIVGIGAGTAKAAGASPALDPDQRDLPILFTADEVSHDRALSIVRASGNVEISHADRVLLADAVTYNQNLDLVTATGNIALLESSGEVLFAEHMEITGDLKSGVIEDFRALLADGSRLAAAGGRRQDGNLTEMRKGVYSPCNLCAEDPRAAPLWQVKAVSIVHDQEAKEITYSDAWLEFAGLPIAYTPYLSHPDPSVKRKSGVLVPTFGDDSLLGLIVQAPYFWVIDDTKDATITPIITTKEGPALALEYRQRLKKGELQMSGSGAHDSSEFLGHVFSEFRYDINDTWRGGVDFDRTTDDTYLRRYGFGNERTLTSRGFVEGFRGRNYLTGGAYAFQSLEDGVDDAEIPLVLPIVDYNHVGTADRFGGRPTFDANLAVLTREDGTDTRRLSTRAGYEVPFRDPIGGVYTLSAGLWGDGYHVSDQEIEGEPGAFSGVTGRVWPQAALEWRMPFVRADKAFDQVIEPVVQFVVSPIGGNPEEIPNEDSLDVELAENNVISTDRFPGLDRVEGGARINYGLGWDLFRLADGSASAFVGQSYRFHADSSPEPASGLDGNLSDLVGTVDLTFLPWFDMQYRTRVDQSEWTFARNELGFGGGLKALYLSGTYVYFADEAGDEFQGREELTMTARSQLTRFWRGRIFGTRDLAENQQLRYGIGLTYEDECFLFDTRLLREEFRDRDLEPRDSLFFRIALKTIGDLGFGL
- a CDS encoding peptidylprolyl isomerase, with the protein product MAALILAVASAAALLGQPTPVLGQNTLRIAAVVNDDIISIADLENRITLLLATSNLQNTEANRSRFRGIALRGLIDEQLKVQEAKRLEVRTDREEVDRALSQIAGQLRVPPEQLAEFLRQNGVSMRTLRDQVEAEIAWVKAVSNQMRGKVDVTDDEVAARIDRMSRDAGTPEYRIAEIFLPVTDPGQDAEVRKLADSLLQQIASGASFPALARNFSQGPTAAAGGDLGYVRPEQLPVDLREVVDRMNRGELSRPIRTVNGYYIIVVIDKRVSEGLQRGAIDMTLSRLVVALPPEPTPQDVQNRMDRARSLAAGAASCGELEALAGESDVEAADSLGRVDLDEIQEPLRSAVRTLAVGEKSAPVRIDEGISVLMVCDRREDATDAEARERVRQMLANERLSAAARRMLRDLQREAFIDIRL